The following are encoded together in the Periplaneta americana isolate PAMFEO1 chromosome 5, P.americana_PAMFEO1_priV1, whole genome shotgun sequence genome:
- the LOC138699638 gene encoding UDP-glycosyltransferase UGT5-like isoform X1 → MKALTFLLMVWSCDYFTSAYRILALMPHYGKSHFDVFEPYFKELAARGHQIVVVSHFPQKQPVANYSDISLEGSIEIGTKNSLDIGSLTGIKAYVTFAIEALKFLDSCRRTLAFNKVQQLLRSEEKFDVVIVEIFYTDCYIAFAHKFEASLIGVSTSLLFSWGNDRMGSPDNPSHIPVTLTGSSHRMNFRERLINSAANIALRAAFLVQAVLVQMFVNSHIGPDVPWLSEIARNTSLVLVNTHFSLNWPRPLVPGVVEVGGIHIKPAKKLQKQDLESYLNDAKHGVIYFSMGSLMRGDTLPQKTREAFMQAFSELPQRVLWKWEGEDLPGQPPNVKTMSWLPQFDVLNHPNLVLFICHAGILSVIEAVHAGVPVLGIPVFGDQFVNVRTLEEAGIGLELSLEDITKEVLLEALKTMLETPSYSENAKRMSALYVDRPMSAMDTAIFWTEYVMRHKGAPHIHSPALDLYWYQYLLLDVIFVLLLFSVVFLLIVYIVLKMLVKMINRFRKFKTD, encoded by the exons ATGAAAGCCCTGACGTTTCTGCTGATGGTGTGGTCTTGCGATTATTTTACATCTGCATACAGAATCCTTGCCTTGATGCCGCACTACGGGAAAAGCCATTTTGATGTTTTCGAGCCTTATTTTAAAGAACTGGCAGCCAGAGGTCATCAAATCGTGGTGGTCAGCCACTTTCCACAGAAACAACCTGTAGCAAACTACAGTGACATCAGCCTTGAGGGTTCTATTGAAATCGGTACCAAAAATAGCCTCGATATCGGAAGTTTAACTGGAATTAAGGCTTATGTTACATTTGCTATTGAAGCGCTGAAATTCTTAGACTCCTGCCGCAGAACTCTGGCGTTCAATAAGGTCCAGCAGTTGCTGAGATCTGAAGAGAAATTTGATGTTGTGATAGTCGAGATTTTCTACACAGATTGTTACATCGCATTTGCACATAAGTTCGAAGCCTCGTTAATCGGTGTCAGCACAAGCTTATTGTTTTCGTGGGGCAATGATCGTATGGGCAGTCCTGACAATCCTTCTCACATCCCAGTAACGCTTACGGGATCCTCACATAGAATGAACTTCCGGGAGCGACTGATAAACAGTGCTGCTAATATAGCCCTGAGAGCTGCCTTCCTGGTACAGGCTGTGCTGGTTCAGATGTTTGTGAACAGCCATATCGGTCCAGACGTGCCTTGGTTATCAGAAATTGCAAGGAATACAAGTTTGGTACTGGTAAACACGCATTTCAGTTTGAACTGGCCTCGACCTCTTGTTCCTGGTGTTGTTGAAGTTGGTGGAATTCATATTAAACCTGCCAAGAAGCTTCAAAAG CAGGATTTAGAAAGTTACCTGAACGACGCTAAACATGGAGTGATCTACTTCAGCATGGGGTCCCTGATGCGAGGAGATACTTTGCCTCAAAAGACGAGAGAGGCCTTCATGCAGGCGTTCTCGGAGCTCCCCCAGCGAGTTCTTTGGAAGTGGGAGGGAGAGGACCTGCCTGGACAGCCCCCCAATGTGAAAACCATGTCATGGCTGCCACAGTTTGATGTTCTCA ATCACCCCAACTTGGTGCTCTTCATTTGTCATGCTGGAATACTGAGCGTCATAGAAGCAGTGCATGCTGGGGTACCGGTGTTGGGCATCCCAGTGTTTGGAGATCAGTTCGTAAACGTCAGAACTCTTGAGGAAGCTGGAATAGGTCTAGAACTCAGTCTGGAGGACATCACGAAAGAAGTTCTTCTCGAGGCGTTGAAAACAATGTTGGAAACACCAAG TTACTCCGAGAACGCAAAGCGTATGTCAGCACTCTATGTAGACAGACCAATGTCTGCAATGGACACTGCCATCTTCTGGACTGAGTACGTGATGAGGCATAAGGGAGCACCACACATACACTCTCCGGCTCTTGACCTCTACTGGTACCAATATCTGCTGCTggatgtaatatttgttttattattattttcggttGTATTCTTGCTAATTGTCTATATCGTATTGAAAATGCTTGTTAAAATGATCAATAGATTCAGGAAATTTAAAACGGattga
- the LOC138699638 gene encoding UDP-glycosyltransferase UGT5-like isoform X2 has protein sequence MKALTFLLMVWSCDYFTSAYRILALMPHYGKSHFDVFEPYFKELAARGHQIVVVSHFPQKQPVANYSDISLEGSIEIGTKNSLDIGSLTGIKAYVTFAIEALKFLDSCRRTLAFNKVQQLLRSEEKFDVVIVEIFYTDCYIAFAHKFEASLIGVSTSLLFSWGNDRMGSPDNPSHIPVTLTGSSHRMNFRERLINSAANIALRAAFLVQAVLVQMFVNSHIGPDVPWLSEIARNTSLVLVNTHFSLNWPRPLVPGVVEVGGIHIKPAKKLQKDLESYLNDAKHGVIYFSMGSLMRGDTLPQKTREAFMQAFSELPQRVLWKWEGEDLPGQPPNVKTMSWLPQFDVLNHPNLVLFICHAGILSVIEAVHAGVPVLGIPVFGDQFVNVRTLEEAGIGLELSLEDITKEVLLEALKTMLETPSYSENAKRMSALYVDRPMSAMDTAIFWTEYVMRHKGAPHIHSPALDLYWYQYLLLDVIFVLLLFSVVFLLIVYIVLKMLVKMINRFRKFKTD, from the exons ATGAAAGCCCTGACGTTTCTGCTGATGGTGTGGTCTTGCGATTATTTTACATCTGCATACAGAATCCTTGCCTTGATGCCGCACTACGGGAAAAGCCATTTTGATGTTTTCGAGCCTTATTTTAAAGAACTGGCAGCCAGAGGTCATCAAATCGTGGTGGTCAGCCACTTTCCACAGAAACAACCTGTAGCAAACTACAGTGACATCAGCCTTGAGGGTTCTATTGAAATCGGTACCAAAAATAGCCTCGATATCGGAAGTTTAACTGGAATTAAGGCTTATGTTACATTTGCTATTGAAGCGCTGAAATTCTTAGACTCCTGCCGCAGAACTCTGGCGTTCAATAAGGTCCAGCAGTTGCTGAGATCTGAAGAGAAATTTGATGTTGTGATAGTCGAGATTTTCTACACAGATTGTTACATCGCATTTGCACATAAGTTCGAAGCCTCGTTAATCGGTGTCAGCACAAGCTTATTGTTTTCGTGGGGCAATGATCGTATGGGCAGTCCTGACAATCCTTCTCACATCCCAGTAACGCTTACGGGATCCTCACATAGAATGAACTTCCGGGAGCGACTGATAAACAGTGCTGCTAATATAGCCCTGAGAGCTGCCTTCCTGGTACAGGCTGTGCTGGTTCAGATGTTTGTGAACAGCCATATCGGTCCAGACGTGCCTTGGTTATCAGAAATTGCAAGGAATACAAGTTTGGTACTGGTAAACACGCATTTCAGTTTGAACTGGCCTCGACCTCTTGTTCCTGGTGTTGTTGAAGTTGGTGGAATTCATATTAAACCTGCCAAGAAGCTTCAAAAG GATTTAGAAAGTTACCTGAACGACGCTAAACATGGAGTGATCTACTTCAGCATGGGGTCCCTGATGCGAGGAGATACTTTGCCTCAAAAGACGAGAGAGGCCTTCATGCAGGCGTTCTCGGAGCTCCCCCAGCGAGTTCTTTGGAAGTGGGAGGGAGAGGACCTGCCTGGACAGCCCCCCAATGTGAAAACCATGTCATGGCTGCCACAGTTTGATGTTCTCA ATCACCCCAACTTGGTGCTCTTCATTTGTCATGCTGGAATACTGAGCGTCATAGAAGCAGTGCATGCTGGGGTACCGGTGTTGGGCATCCCAGTGTTTGGAGATCAGTTCGTAAACGTCAGAACTCTTGAGGAAGCTGGAATAGGTCTAGAACTCAGTCTGGAGGACATCACGAAAGAAGTTCTTCTCGAGGCGTTGAAAACAATGTTGGAAACACCAAG TTACTCCGAGAACGCAAAGCGTATGTCAGCACTCTATGTAGACAGACCAATGTCTGCAATGGACACTGCCATCTTCTGGACTGAGTACGTGATGAGGCATAAGGGAGCACCACACATACACTCTCCGGCTCTTGACCTCTACTGGTACCAATATCTGCTGCTggatgtaatatttgttttattattattttcggttGTATTCTTGCTAATTGTCTATATCGTATTGAAAATGCTTGTTAAAATGATCAATAGATTCAGGAAATTTAAAACGGattga